One stretch of Nocardia mangyaensis DNA includes these proteins:
- a CDS encoding TldD/PmbA family protein: MSTTTSREVDEEFRALGLGALAEAALSAAHSAGAEHADLRVHRLVTQSIRLRDGRVEAVTDSTELGLAVRVIVDGTWGFASHAALTPPSAAEVARRAVTVATTLRSLNRERVELAAEPRYDDVSWVSAYELDPFTVPTADKVALLQDYSERLSAADGVDHVTASVLQVKEQTFYADTAGSSITQQRVRLHPQWEAVTVDSASGVFETMRTLAAPAGRGWEYVTGADGTWDWATELARIPGWLAEKVKAPSVVAGPTDLVIDPTNLWLTIHESIGHATEYDRAIGYESAYAGTSFATPDQLGTLRYGTPIMHVTGDRTQVNGLATVGYDDEGVAGQQWDLVRDGVLVGYQLDRVFAPRLGLDRSNGCSYADSPHHVPIQRMANVSLQPDPERDTSTADLISRVEDGIYIVGDKSWSIDMQRYNFQFTGQRFFRIRNGELAGQLRDVAYQATTTDFWGSMEAVGGPSTWQLGGAFNCGKAQPGQVAAVSHGCPSVLVRGVNVLNTRTEGGQ, encoded by the coding sequence GTGAGTACCACGACTTCCAGGGAAGTGGACGAAGAGTTCCGTGCGCTCGGCCTCGGCGCGCTCGCCGAGGCCGCGCTGTCGGCGGCCCACTCCGCGGGTGCCGAGCACGCCGATCTGCGGGTGCACCGCTTGGTCACCCAGTCGATCCGGTTGCGGGACGGGCGGGTCGAGGCGGTGACCGATTCGACCGAGCTGGGCTTGGCCGTGCGCGTGATCGTCGACGGCACCTGGGGTTTCGCCTCGCATGCCGCGTTGACGCCGCCCTCCGCCGCCGAGGTGGCCCGGCGCGCGGTCACCGTCGCCACCACGCTGCGCTCGTTGAACCGGGAGCGGGTCGAACTGGCCGCCGAACCCCGCTACGACGATGTCTCCTGGGTCTCGGCCTACGAGCTGGATCCGTTCACCGTGCCGACCGCCGACAAAGTGGCGCTGCTACAGGACTATTCGGAGCGGCTGTCCGCGGCCGACGGCGTCGATCACGTGACCGCCTCGGTGCTGCAGGTCAAGGAGCAGACTTTCTACGCCGACACCGCGGGCTCGTCGATCACCCAGCAGCGGGTGCGGCTGCATCCCCAATGGGAAGCGGTCACCGTGGATTCCGCGTCCGGGGTGTTCGAGACCATGCGCACCCTCGCCGCGCCCGCGGGTCGCGGCTGGGAGTACGTCACCGGCGCCGACGGAACCTGGGATTGGGCCACCGAACTCGCGCGGATCCCCGGCTGGCTGGCCGAGAAGGTGAAGGCGCCCAGCGTCGTCGCGGGCCCCACCGACCTGGTGATCGATCCGACGAACCTGTGGCTCACCATCCACGAGTCCATCGGCCACGCCACCGAATACGACCGCGCGATCGGCTACGAATCCGCCTACGCCGGTACCTCGTTCGCCACGCCCGACCAGCTCGGCACGCTGCGCTACGGCACCCCGATCATGCACGTCACCGGGGATCGCACCCAGGTCAACGGGCTGGCCACGGTCGGCTACGACGACGAGGGCGTGGCCGGTCAGCAGTGGGATCTGGTGCGCGACGGCGTACTGGTCGGCTACCAGCTCGACCGGGTCTTCGCCCCGCGCCTCGGCCTGGACCGGTCCAACGGGTGCTCCTACGCCGATTCCCCGCATCACGTACCGATCCAGCGGATGGCGAATGTGTCGCTACAACCGGATCCGGAACGCGACACCAGCACCGCTGACCTGATCTCGCGCGTCGAGGACGGCATCTACATCGTCGGCGACAAATCGTGGTCCATCGACATGCAGCGCTACAACTTCCAGTTCACCGGGCAGCGGTTCTTCCGAATCCGCAACGGGGAGTTGGCCGGTCAGCTCCGCGATGTGGCCTATCAGGCGACGACCACCGACTTCTGGGGATCGATGGAAGCGGTCGGCGGCCCGAGCACGTGGCAGCTCGGCGGCGCGTTCAACTGCGGCAAGGCACAGCCCGGTCAGGTGGCGGCGGTGAGTCACGGCTGCCCCTCGGTGCTGGTGCGCGGGGTCAATGTTCTCAACACCCGGACGGAGGGCGGGCAGTGA
- a CDS encoding amidohydrolase — protein MSTQLLIGGRFYSSSSPDATAMAVTDGTVVWLGAEAPGRAMHPGAEIIDLGGAFVAPAFVDPHVHVTALGLQLTGLDLRGARSLADLLDTVRAHAARQRDGVIIGEGWDDTTWPDQRPPTVAELDEAAGPGRLVYLVRVDAHSAVASSALLDAAGDLGADHRRGDPVRADAHHRVRTVALAELGRAQRDRARTAALDAAAAHGVVAVHECAGPEISGRDDVRELLAFDHGVQVRAYWGQAVRTAEEARALVDDLGVHALGGDLFVDGSLGSHTALLREPYADAGGHGKDFLDTDTITAHLRACTEAGIQAGFHAIGDGAMDRVVEGFTRVAAELGGPAVAARGHRVEHAEMTDAAAIAQLAAVGAIASVQPGFDAAWGGPAGMYATRLGAERAAGLNPFAAMAAAGISLAIGSDAPVTTANPWVQVRAAVHHRTAGHGLSPRAAFAAATRGAWRAGGVRDGLAGTLVPGAPASYAVWDAGDLVVAAAADTVQRWSTDPRSRVPGLPRLDPDADLPTCLRTVRDGVEIYQA, from the coding sequence GTGAGTACCCAGTTGCTGATCGGCGGACGTTTCTACAGTTCCAGCTCCCCGGACGCGACCGCGATGGCGGTCACCGACGGCACCGTGGTGTGGCTGGGCGCCGAGGCCCCGGGCCGCGCCATGCATCCCGGCGCGGAGATCATCGACCTCGGCGGCGCCTTCGTCGCGCCGGCGTTCGTCGACCCCCACGTGCACGTCACCGCGCTGGGCCTGCAGCTGACCGGCCTCGATCTGCGCGGCGCCCGATCACTGGCCGACCTGCTCGACACCGTCCGCGCGCATGCCGCGCGCCAGCGCGACGGGGTGATCATCGGTGAGGGCTGGGACGACACCACCTGGCCCGACCAGCGTCCACCGACCGTCGCCGAACTCGACGAGGCCGCCGGGCCGGGTCGCCTGGTCTACCTGGTCCGGGTCGACGCCCACTCGGCTGTCGCTTCCTCGGCGCTGCTCGACGCCGCGGGCGACCTCGGCGCGGACCACCGTCGCGGCGATCCGGTGCGCGCCGACGCCCACCACCGCGTGCGCACGGTCGCCCTCGCCGAACTCGGTCGCGCGCAACGGGATCGGGCCCGCACCGCCGCCCTCGACGCGGCCGCCGCGCACGGCGTCGTCGCCGTCCACGAATGCGCGGGCCCCGAGATCTCCGGCCGCGACGACGTGCGCGAACTGCTCGCCTTCGACCACGGCGTACAGGTGCGCGCCTACTGGGGTCAGGCGGTGCGCACCGCCGAAGAAGCCCGCGCGCTGGTCGACGACCTCGGCGTGCACGCCCTCGGGGGTGACCTGTTCGTCGACGGCTCGCTCGGCTCGCACACCGCGCTGCTGCGCGAGCCCTACGCCGACGCGGGTGGCCACGGCAAGGACTTCCTCGACACCGACACCATCACCGCCCACCTGCGCGCCTGTACCGAAGCCGGGATCCAGGCCGGATTCCACGCCATCGGCGACGGCGCCATGGATCGGGTGGTCGAGGGATTCACGCGTGTCGCCGCCGAACTCGGCGGTCCGGCGGTCGCGGCGCGCGGCCACCGCGTCGAGCACGCGGAGATGACCGATGCCGCCGCGATCGCCCAACTCGCCGCCGTCGGCGCGATCGCCTCCGTACAGCCGGGTTTCGACGCGGCCTGGGGCGGGCCCGCCGGCATGTACGCCACCCGCCTCGGCGCCGAACGTGCCGCCGGACTCAACCCCTTCGCGGCGATGGCCGCCGCGGGCATCTCGTTGGCCATCGGCTCGGACGCACCGGTCACCACCGCGAACCCGTGGGTCCAGGTCCGCGCGGCCGTGCACCACCGCACCGCCGGTCACGGCCTGTCGCCGCGCGCTGCCTTCGCCGCCGCCACCCGGGGCGCCTGGCGCGCGGGCGGGGTGCGCGACGGCCTGGCGGGCACGCTGGTGCCGGGCGCCCCCGCCTCGTACGCGGTCTGGGACGCCGGCGATCTCGTGGTCGCCGCGGCCGCCGACACCGTGCAGCGCTGGTCGACCGACCCGCGCTCGCGCGTGCCAGGGCTGCCCCGGCTCGATCCGGACGCCGACCTGCCGACCTGCCTGCGCACGGTCCGCGACGGCGTCGAGATCTACCAGGCCTGA
- a CDS encoding FxsA family protein produces the protein MTAVLFVLYLLVEIAALVGLAQLIGVGWALLVLVAVSGVGLLLLGAQGKRVFERFRRASRGEVSAESAVADGLIVATGSILLFVPGLVTGVIGLLALFPPTRALLRPVLEKLGTRRFGPLPSFAPSPYRGVVVDAEGDVVDGVVVGQWYDDGHTGGPRALGSA, from the coding sequence ATGACCGCTGTGTTGTTCGTGCTCTACCTCCTCGTCGAGATCGCCGCCCTCGTCGGCCTCGCTCAGCTGATCGGTGTCGGCTGGGCGCTGCTGGTGCTGGTCGCGGTGTCCGGGGTGGGTCTGCTGCTCCTCGGCGCGCAGGGCAAGCGGGTGTTCGAACGGTTCCGGCGGGCCTCGCGGGGCGAGGTGAGCGCGGAGAGCGCGGTCGCCGACGGGCTGATCGTCGCCACCGGTTCGATCCTGCTGTTCGTGCCCGGCCTGGTCACCGGGGTGATCGGCCTGCTGGCCCTGTTCCCGCCCACGCGCGCGCTGCTGCGCCCGGTGCTCGAGAAGCTGGGCACCCGCCGCTTCGGTCCGCTGCCCTCGTTCGCGCCCTCGCCGTATCGCGGGGTGGTCGTCGACGCCGAGGGTGATGTGGTCGACGGTGTGGTCGTCGGACAGTGGTATGACGATGGCCACACCGGTGGTCCGCGGGCCCTCGGATCCGCCTGA
- a CDS encoding TetR/AcrR family transcriptional regulator encodes MPPSALRDRKRERTRRAILLAAVELFEAGGYEETTVADIAAEAEVGTRTFFNYFASKEELLFPETDDRVRAAVAAIATRRPGERPVEVLLRALRAAGDSPGEHLVDDLSSRVAALRAQVSRTVPSVSGRAAHAQLVAQREIARQLHTAFPHELDEIGAAALVGAVVGAVSGALTVLFQQPQHSIDDGERLHRKIHETTSRVLQPWLAATATTEPVR; translated from the coding sequence GTGCCGCCATCTGCGCTCCGCGATCGAAAAAGGGAACGAACCCGTCGTGCGATTCTCCTGGCCGCCGTCGAATTGTTCGAGGCCGGTGGCTATGAGGAAACGACCGTCGCCGATATCGCGGCCGAGGCCGAAGTCGGTACCCGGACCTTCTTCAACTACTTCGCCAGCAAGGAAGAACTGCTCTTCCCCGAGACCGACGATCGGGTGCGCGCGGCCGTCGCCGCCATCGCCACCCGGCGACCGGGGGAGCGGCCCGTCGAGGTGTTGTTGCGCGCGCTGCGCGCCGCGGGTGACAGTCCCGGCGAGCACCTCGTCGACGACCTGAGTTCCCGGGTGGCCGCCCTGCGCGCGCAGGTCTCGCGCACCGTGCCCTCGGTGAGCGGTCGCGCCGCGCACGCCCAGCTCGTCGCCCAGCGCGAGATCGCCCGGCAACTGCACACCGCGTTCCCGCACGAACTCGACGAGATCGGCGCCGCCGCACTGGTCGGCGCCGTCGTCGGTGCGGTCTCGGGTGCGCTGACGGTGCTGTTCCAGCAGCCCCAGCACAGCATCGACGACGGCGAACGCCTGCACCGCAAAATCCACGAGACCACCTCTCGGGTCCTGCAACCCTGGCTCGCCGCCACCGCGACGACCGAACCGGTCCGCTAG
- a CDS encoding response regulator, translating into MPISVLVVDDQELMRMGLKMVLGAHPDIEVVGEAGNGEEAVRRAAELRPDVVLMDVRMPVVDGVTATDRIVAAGDGVRVLVMTTFDLDEHALGALRAGASGFLLKDTPPEDLISAIRSVAAGDAVVSPKVTKRLLDRLVAEDPTSLRDPSVLDVLTAREREVLEQIAAGRSNAEIAAALFLSEATVKTHVGRVLTKLGLRDRVQAVVLAYETGLVRPGG; encoded by the coding sequence ATGCCGATCAGCGTGCTCGTGGTGGACGATCAGGAACTCATGCGGATGGGGCTGAAGATGGTGCTCGGCGCCCACCCCGACATCGAGGTCGTCGGCGAGGCGGGCAACGGCGAGGAGGCGGTGCGCCGCGCCGCCGAACTGCGCCCGGACGTGGTGCTGATGGACGTCCGCATGCCCGTCGTCGACGGCGTGACGGCCACCGACCGGATCGTGGCCGCGGGCGACGGTGTGCGCGTGCTCGTGATGACCACCTTCGACCTCGACGAACACGCCCTCGGCGCCCTGCGCGCCGGAGCCAGCGGCTTCCTGCTCAAGGACACCCCGCCCGAGGACCTGATCTCGGCCATCCGCAGCGTCGCCGCGGGCGACGCGGTGGTCTCGCCGAAGGTCACCAAGCGCCTGCTCGACCGGCTCGTCGCCGAAGACCCGACCAGCCTGCGCGACCCGAGCGTGCTCGACGTGCTCACCGCCCGCGAACGCGAAGTGCTCGAGCAGATCGCGGCCGGGCGCTCCAATGCCGAGATCGCCGCCGCCCTGTTCCTGTCCGAGGCCACGGTGAAGACCCACGTGGGCCGGGTGCTCACCAAACTCGGACTGCGAGACCGGGTGCAGGCGGTGGTACTGGCCTACGAGACCGGGCTGGTCCGGCCGGGTGGCTGA
- a CDS encoding TSUP family transporter: MQLGDWTVLLVAAAAAGWVDAVVGGGGLIILPTLFLVAPGIAPQTALGTNKLAALAGTATAVVTFARRVPMEWKVLLPGAVIAAVTAACGAAAVSLIDRDLFIPLVMVVLVAVALVVTLRPSIGMTMATHPPTRRKVILVVALAAGLIGLYDGLLGPGTGTFLIIAFATLLGTEFVRAAAMAKVINCGSNVGALLFLGVTGHILWGLGAGMAVANVVGALVGSRMALAKGAGFVRVVLLVVVVVMVIRLGWQQFG, translated from the coding sequence GTGCAACTCGGAGACTGGACGGTCCTGCTGGTGGCCGCCGCGGCGGCGGGCTGGGTCGACGCGGTGGTCGGCGGCGGCGGGCTGATCATCCTGCCGACGCTGTTCCTCGTCGCCCCCGGGATCGCCCCGCAGACCGCGCTCGGCACGAACAAGCTGGCCGCGCTGGCCGGGACGGCGACCGCGGTGGTGACGTTCGCGCGCCGGGTGCCGATGGAGTGGAAGGTGCTGCTGCCGGGTGCGGTGATCGCGGCCGTCACCGCCGCGTGCGGTGCGGCAGCGGTGTCGCTGATCGACCGCGATCTGTTCATCCCGCTGGTGATGGTGGTGCTCGTCGCGGTGGCGCTGGTGGTGACGCTACGGCCATCGATCGGGATGACGATGGCCACCCATCCGCCGACCCGGCGCAAGGTGATCCTGGTGGTCGCGCTGGCCGCAGGCCTGATCGGGCTCTACGACGGGTTGCTCGGGCCCGGCACCGGGACCTTTCTGATCATCGCCTTCGCCACCCTGCTCGGCACCGAGTTCGTGCGGGCGGCGGCGATGGCGAAGGTGATCAACTGCGGTTCGAATGTGGGTGCGCTGCTGTTCCTCGGCGTGACCGGGCACATCCTGTGGGGGCTCGGCGCGGGCATGGCGGTCGCGAATGTGGTGGGTGCGCTGGTCGGTTCGCGGATGGCGCTGGCCAAGGGCGCAGGGTTCGTGCGGGTGGTGCTGCTGGTCGTGGTGGTGGTGATGGTGATCCGGTTGGGCTGGCAGCAGTTCGGCTAG
- the lnt gene encoding apolipoprotein N-acyltransferase, with protein sequence MLLRMLAAVTGGLLLFASFPPRPWWFLAPVALALLTVAVRGPGKLRGGFGYGLLGGLAFFLPLLPWTGIYVGPLPWLALSLACATFLGLWGVLARWLSELPGWPVWLALAWTATEWARSNFPFGGFPWGRIAFGQADGWYLPLAAYGGAPLVSFAVALTGTGLAAVALRAYAFARTPAPRPSGRAVRTGFALALVTVAIMPLAGVILRPTLPAPDAGAETITVAAIQGSVPRLGLDFNAQRRAVLDNHVRRTEELAHAVTRGQAQRPDVVIWPENSSDIDPLRNADAAEAITRASVAIDAPILVGAVLVNGDRTTTNSVIVWNGAEGPGERHDKKIVQPFGEYLPMRGFFRLFSSYADRAGYFVPGDGDGTVTAAGIPIGVATCYEVAFDRAFRESLDAGARLLTVPTNNATFGESEMTYQQLAMSRVRAVEHGRALVVAATSGVSAIITADGAIEQRSEQLVPAALVAQLPLRDTTTIATRIGGAPELASVILTAIGVGLVLYRRRRANPTQDVRSSDNSE encoded by the coding sequence ATGCTCCTGCGAATGCTCGCCGCGGTCACGGGCGGGCTGTTGCTGTTCGCCAGCTTCCCGCCACGCCCGTGGTGGTTCCTCGCACCGGTGGCCTTGGCTCTGCTCACCGTTGCGGTGCGCGGACCCGGAAAACTGCGCGGCGGGTTCGGCTACGGGTTGCTCGGTGGTCTCGCGTTCTTCCTCCCGCTGCTGCCGTGGACCGGGATCTACGTCGGCCCGCTGCCGTGGTTGGCGCTCTCGCTCGCCTGCGCGACCTTCCTCGGCCTGTGGGGTGTCCTGGCTCGATGGTTGAGCGAGCTGCCGGGCTGGCCGGTGTGGCTGGCACTGGCCTGGACCGCCACCGAATGGGCGCGATCGAACTTCCCCTTCGGCGGATTCCCGTGGGGCCGTATCGCTTTCGGCCAGGCCGACGGATGGTATCTGCCACTGGCGGCCTACGGTGGCGCCCCGCTGGTCAGCTTCGCCGTCGCGCTGACCGGCACCGGTCTCGCCGCGGTGGCCTTGCGCGCGTACGCTTTCGCCCGCACCCCCGCGCCACGCCCGAGCGGTCGCGCCGTGCGGACCGGATTTGCTCTCGCGCTCGTGACCGTGGCTATCATGCCACTCGCCGGAGTGATCCTCCGGCCGACGCTGCCCGCCCCGGACGCCGGTGCGGAGACGATCACCGTCGCCGCCATCCAGGGCAGCGTGCCGCGGCTGGGTCTGGACTTCAACGCTCAGCGGCGGGCCGTGCTGGACAACCACGTCCGGCGCACCGAGGAGTTGGCCCATGCCGTCACCCGCGGCCAGGCACAGCGCCCCGACGTCGTGATCTGGCCGGAGAACTCCTCCGACATCGACCCACTGCGCAATGCCGACGCGGCCGAGGCGATCACCCGGGCCTCGGTGGCGATCGACGCGCCGATCCTCGTCGGCGCGGTCCTGGTGAACGGTGACCGCACGACCACCAACTCGGTGATCGTGTGGAACGGCGCCGAAGGGCCGGGGGAGCGACACGACAAGAAGATCGTGCAGCCATTCGGTGAATATCTGCCGATGCGCGGTTTCTTCCGTTTGTTCTCCTCCTATGCCGATCGCGCCGGATATTTCGTGCCCGGCGATGGTGACGGCACGGTCACGGCCGCGGGGATTCCGATCGGTGTGGCGACCTGTTACGAGGTCGCTTTCGATCGGGCATTCCGGGAATCGCTGGATGCGGGCGCGCGACTGCTGACCGTGCCGACCAACAACGCCACCTTCGGCGAGAGCGAGATGACCTATCAGCAACTGGCCATGTCGCGAGTGCGCGCGGTCGAGCACGGGCGGGCGCTGGTGGTCGCAGCAACCTCGGGAGTCAGCGCGATCATCACCGCCGATGGTGCCATTGAACAGCGCAGTGAGCAATTGGTGCCCGCGGCGCTGGTCGCCCAGCTACCGTTGCGCGACACGACGACGATCGCGACCCGAATCGGCGGCGCGCCGGAACTGGCGTCCGTTATCCTGACCGCGATCGGGGTAGGACTGGTGTTGTACCGGCGCCGCCGAGCGAATCCGACGCAAGATGTGCGGAGTTCGGACAATTCTGAATAA
- a CDS encoding sensor histidine kinase has product MRRFSLWLRGRPVVADSILAAVLLVLDALGVGGAPNKVVYLIFSVLLPLPLILRRIYPRAMAGTMLVLSMLCTVFGYLVGDDLSGHVALIGLGVMLYTLVAYVGRRDGLIFLVFLGVDVTVSTLVLQEPIGGDLVLIGVIYALCWTLAEFNGARHAYDAEVAARLAVADYDKERRAHEAVAAERTRIARELHDVVAHAVSVMIVQADGANYALRQDPDTAERALATIAGTGRDALRELRRTVALLRIEHAPELLPQHGTAGIAKLVDMMREAGLAVDLELTGQLDDITPEVSLGVHRIVQESLTNTLRHAGAGPKAWVRVHRRGDDIHVEITDSGGVPIRSDPAIAGAGMGLVGMRERVAVLGGTLFAGRTEDGRWRVRATLPLRAESD; this is encoded by the coding sequence GTGCGCCGGTTCAGCCTGTGGTTACGCGGACGACCCGTCGTCGCCGATTCCATCCTCGCGGCAGTCCTGCTGGTGCTCGACGCGCTCGGTGTCGGCGGTGCGCCGAACAAGGTCGTCTACCTGATCTTCTCGGTCCTGCTGCCGTTGCCGCTGATCCTGCGCCGGATCTATCCCCGCGCGATGGCGGGCACGATGCTGGTGCTGTCGATGTTGTGCACCGTGTTCGGCTACCTGGTCGGCGACGACCTGTCCGGACATGTCGCGCTGATCGGCCTCGGGGTGATGCTCTACACCCTGGTCGCCTATGTCGGCAGACGCGACGGCCTGATCTTCCTGGTATTCCTCGGGGTCGACGTCACGGTCTCCACCCTGGTGCTGCAGGAACCCATCGGCGGAGATCTGGTACTCATCGGCGTGATCTACGCGCTGTGCTGGACGCTGGCCGAGTTCAACGGCGCCCGGCACGCCTATGACGCCGAGGTCGCCGCGCGCCTCGCCGTGGCCGACTACGACAAGGAACGTCGCGCGCACGAGGCGGTCGCCGCCGAACGCACCCGCATCGCCCGCGAACTACACGATGTGGTCGCGCACGCGGTGAGCGTGATGATCGTGCAGGCCGACGGCGCGAACTACGCCCTGCGCCAGGACCCCGACACCGCCGAACGCGCGCTGGCCACCATCGCGGGCACCGGGCGCGACGCGCTGCGCGAACTACGCCGCACGGTCGCGCTGCTGCGCATCGAGCACGCACCGGAACTGCTGCCCCAGCACGGCACCGCCGGGATCGCCAAGCTCGTGGACATGATGCGGGAGGCAGGCCTGGCCGTCGACCTCGAACTGACCGGCCAACTCGACGACATCACCCCCGAGGTGAGCCTCGGCGTGCATCGGATCGTGCAGGAATCGCTGACCAACACGCTGCGGCACGCGGGTGCGGGGCCCAAGGCCTGGGTCCGGGTGCACCGCCGCGGCGACGACATCCACGTCGAGATCACCGACAGTGGCGGTGTCCCCATCCGGTCCGATCCCGCGATCGCCGGCGCCGGGATGGGCTTGGTCGGGATGCGCGAACGCGTCGCGGTGCTCGGCGGCACGCTGTTCGCCGGCCGGACCGAGGACGGCCGCTGGCGGGTGCGGGCCACCCTCCCGCTGCGTGCCGAATCCGACTGA